The following proteins are encoded in a genomic region of Streptomyces lunaelactis:
- a CDS encoding substrate-binding and vWA domain-containing protein, with protein MRARPRLAGSGPVRATLSGPRRSPGQGLVALCLAWLLIGAATACSTGDSEPVTLRVLASSELADMKPLLDDLHRDTGITLEMDYRGTVDASNALAPGKYRHDLAWLSSDRYFQLKLKQAGRHTEKPLATSIMRSPVVIGMKPATADRLRRGTPDGQISWADVADAAADGALRFAMADPRHTNSGLAALVGVATAAAGTGGALRPRDVSCDRLRGFFTGHELTEDSSARLADGFVRRQDGLDALITYESELLSLNDSGKLRTPLELVHPKDGMVLSDYPLLLLDPAKRAAYDRLVEWLKSEPVQKKIMERTLRRPVDPGVPRIPRLRASVGNALYFPDKQEVVDRLLADYGDPQRDAPARVIFLLDFSGSMRGERIAKLRATFDGLSGADDSRSGKFVRFYKGESLTVMRFGGRVLDERSLTYEGQRDLDRLRGFVASDDFGASTAIWSTLDHAYAKVADVVRDRPEQAVSIVLMTDGENNAGMDLDAFISRYEARPRAARAVRTYTIRYGEADTEELDRAARATGGRMVDATAQSLLSAFKEIRGCVH; from the coding sequence ATGAGGGCGCGGCCCCGCCTGGCGGGCTCAGGCCCTGTCCGGGCGACCTTGTCGGGCCCGCGAAGATCGCCCGGACAGGGCCTGGTCGCCCTGTGCCTTGCGTGGCTGCTGATCGGCGCCGCCACGGCCTGCTCGACGGGCGACTCCGAGCCGGTCACCCTGCGGGTGCTGGCCAGTTCGGAGCTCGCCGACATGAAGCCCCTGCTCGACGACCTCCACAGGGACACCGGGATCACGCTGGAGATGGACTACCGGGGCACCGTGGACGCCAGCAACGCACTGGCCCCGGGGAAGTACCGCCACGATCTCGCCTGGCTCTCCTCCGACCGCTACTTCCAGCTCAAGCTGAAGCAGGCCGGGCGCCATACCGAGAAGCCCCTGGCCACCAGCATCATGCGCTCGCCCGTCGTCATCGGCATGAAGCCCGCCACCGCCGACCGGCTGCGCCGCGGAACGCCGGACGGGCAGATCTCCTGGGCCGATGTGGCGGACGCCGCGGCGGACGGGGCCCTGAGGTTCGCCATGGCGGACCCGCGGCACACCAACAGCGGCCTCGCCGCGCTCGTCGGAGTGGCGACCGCCGCCGCGGGCACGGGCGGTGCGCTGCGTCCGCGGGACGTCTCCTGCGACCGGCTGCGCGGCTTCTTCACCGGACACGAACTCACCGAGGACTCCTCCGCCCGGCTGGCCGACGGATTCGTACGCCGCCAGGACGGCCTTGACGCCCTCATCACCTACGAGTCCGAGCTGCTCTCGCTCAATGACAGCGGAAAGCTCCGCACGCCGCTGGAGCTCGTCCATCCCAAGGACGGCATGGTGCTGTCCGACTACCCCTTGCTCCTGCTCGACCCCGCCAAGCGCGCCGCGTACGACAGGCTGGTGGAGTGGCTGAAGAGCGAACCGGTCCAGAAGAAGATCATGGAACGGACCCTGCGGCGGCCGGTCGATCCCGGTGTGCCGCGGATCCCCCGGCTCCGCGCATCCGTCGGCAATGCCCTGTACTTCCCCGACAAACAGGAGGTCGTCGACCGGCTCCTCGCCGACTACGGCGATCCACAGCGTGACGCGCCCGCCCGAGTGATCTTTCTGCTCGACTTCTCCGGGTCGATGCGGGGCGAGCGCATCGCGAAGCTGCGCGCCACCTTCGACGGTCTCAGCGGCGCCGACGACTCCCGCTCCGGAAAGTTCGTCAGGTTCTACAAGGGCGAGTCGCTCACCGTGATGCGCTTCGGCGGCCGCGTACTCGACGAGCGGAGTCTGACGTACGAGGGGCAGCGGGACCTGGACCGGCTCCGCGGGTTCGTGGCGTCCGACGACTTCGGGGCGAGCACCGCCATCTGGTCCACGCTCGATCACGCCTACGCGAAGGTGGCCGACGTCGTACGGGACCGCCCCGAGCAGGCCGTCTCCATCGTCCTCATGACGGACGGTGAGAACAACGCCGGGATGGACCTCGATGCCTTCATCAGCCGGTACGAGGCACGACCGCGGGCGGCCCGCGCGGTGCGCACCTACACCATTCGCTACGGCGAGGCCGACACCGAGGAACTCGATCGAGCGGCACGGGCGACGGGCGGACGGATGGTCGACGCCACTGCCCAGTCCCTCCTCAGCGCTTTCAAGGAGATACGTGGGTGTGTTCACTGA
- a CDS encoding SsgA family sporulation/cell division regulator, protein MQQRGRRRRDIALTTVERELVCQLVLEDGRSVAVPTRLVYRTDDPYAVRVAFHTDSDTPVEWCFARDLLIEGVFQPTGQGDVRIWPGKTPRTMGFVYLLLAVPGEHALLQVPALALSAWTERTLRVVPAGSESSPSGD, encoded by the coding sequence GTGCAGCAGCGAGGACGCCGGAGGAGAGACATCGCGCTGACGACGGTCGAACGTGAACTGGTCTGCCAACTCGTGCTGGAGGACGGCCGGTCCGTCGCCGTTCCCACGAGGCTGGTCTACCGCACCGACGACCCGTACGCCGTCCGTGTCGCCTTCCACACCGACAGCGACACGCCCGTCGAGTGGTGCTTCGCCCGTGATCTGCTCATCGAAGGGGTCTTCCAGCCAACGGGGCAGGGCGATGTGAGGATCTGGCCCGGGAAGACGCCGCGCACCATGGGCTTCGTCTATCTGCTCCTCGCCGTACCCGGCGAACACGCCCTGCTCCAGGTCCCTGCGCTGGCGCTCTCGGCCTGGACCGAGCGCACACTGCGCGTGGTCCCCGCGGGATCGGAATCAAGCCCGTCCGGCGATTGA
- a CDS encoding MFS transporter, with protein MARTAAAGSIGTVIEYYDFFIYGSAAALVFGPVYFPNFSSTAGTLAAFATFATGFIARPVGSLLFGHIGDRHGRRTVLLISVLTTGLATVCVGLLPGYDTLGLAAPLLLTLMRVVQGLGLGGEWAAAVLLASEHAPPARRGLWASFPQTGPSVGFVLANGVMLSMTATLTDEQFRTWGWRVPFLCAGVLTLVGYLLRSKIDETPAFLDLTARRTLVRAPLARLMRHHWRRVLLVAGAVTAAYAVNYAATTWALSQATGRLGLDPTVMLFCLMGAMGVMGLATPLVAVLGDRYGRRRLSLVGCGAMALCIVPYLAMLQTGQVWMILAGTSMMLLAVITMLGVQGAYIPELFEPELRCTGTAFAYNIGAVLGGALTPLIATRLATTAPGLPWGVAGYLLALCAMSSACFVLLPDTRRTGCFPGAPSAVLQTTADRPRR; from the coding sequence ATGGCGCGCACCGCCGCGGCCGGTTCGATCGGCACCGTCATCGAGTACTACGACTTCTTCATCTACGGAAGTGCCGCGGCACTCGTTTTCGGACCGGTCTACTTCCCGAACTTCTCGAGCACCGCCGGCACACTGGCCGCGTTCGCCACCTTCGCCACCGGTTTCATCGCCCGCCCCGTGGGCTCCTTGCTCTTCGGACACATCGGCGACCGGCACGGACGCCGGACCGTCCTGCTCATATCCGTGCTGACCACCGGACTGGCCACGGTCTGCGTCGGCCTGCTCCCCGGATACGACACGCTCGGCCTGGCCGCGCCGCTGCTGCTGACCCTCATGCGCGTCGTCCAGGGGCTGGGCCTGGGCGGTGAGTGGGCCGCGGCCGTACTGCTCGCGTCCGAGCACGCCCCGCCCGCGCGCCGGGGCCTGTGGGCGAGTTTCCCGCAGACCGGACCCAGCGTCGGATTCGTGCTCGCCAACGGCGTCATGCTGTCCATGACCGCGACACTCACCGACGAGCAGTTCCGTACGTGGGGTTGGCGCGTCCCCTTCCTCTGCGCGGGTGTGCTGACACTCGTCGGCTACCTCCTGCGCTCGAAGATCGACGAGACGCCGGCCTTTCTCGACCTCACCGCTCGCCGCACGCTGGTGCGGGCGCCCCTGGCCCGGCTGATGCGCCACCACTGGCGGCGCGTACTGCTGGTGGCCGGTGCCGTCACGGCCGCGTACGCCGTCAACTACGCGGCCACGACCTGGGCTCTGTCGCAGGCCACCGGACGACTGGGCCTGGACCCGACCGTCATGCTGTTCTGCCTGATGGGGGCGATGGGGGTGATGGGGCTTGCCACTCCGCTGGTCGCCGTCCTCGGCGACCGGTACGGGCGGCGCAGACTCAGCCTGGTGGGGTGCGGCGCCATGGCCCTGTGCATCGTGCCGTACCTGGCGATGCTGCAGACCGGGCAGGTCTGGATGATCCTCGCCGGAACATCGATGATGCTGCTCGCCGTGATCACGATGCTCGGAGTACAGGGCGCCTACATTCCCGAGCTGTTCGAGCCGGAACTGCGCTGCACGGGCACAGCCTTCGCCTACAACATCGGCGCTGTGCTGGGCGGTGCCCTGACGCCGCTGATCGCGACCCGGCTCGCCACGACGGCGCCCGGACTGCCGTGGGGAGTCGCCGGCTATCTGCTCGCCCTGTGCGCGATGAGCAGCGCCTGCTTCGTACTGCTGCCGGACACCCGGAGAACCGGTTGCTTTCCGGGGGCGCCGTCCGCTGTACTCCAGACGACAGCTGATCGGCCAAGGAGATGA
- a CDS encoding DeoR/GlpR family DNA-binding transcription regulator yields the protein MDGDERRRAILAVARRNGSVEVAAVAAELAVSLETVRRDLRVLEENGLVRRTHGGAYPVESAGFETTLAARTTRHVPQKARIAAAAVELLGEAETVFIDEGFTPQLIAEALPQDRPLTVVTASLATAGSLAGREHTQVLMLGGRVRGNTLATVDHWVTRMLAGLVIDLAYVGANGISREYGLTTPDPAVGHVKAQAMKSARRRIFSGIHTKFGAVSFCRFAEVSDFEAIITDTSLSAVEAQRYSLLGPQVIRV from the coding sequence CTGGACGGCGACGAGCGTCGACGTGCCATTCTCGCGGTTGCCCGACGCAACGGCTCGGTGGAAGTCGCCGCTGTCGCAGCGGAGTTGGCGGTCTCCCTGGAGACCGTGCGGCGGGATCTGCGGGTACTGGAGGAGAACGGCCTGGTCCGGCGTACGCACGGAGGGGCCTACCCCGTCGAGAGCGCCGGATTCGAGACGACGCTCGCCGCACGCACCACCCGGCACGTACCGCAGAAGGCGCGCATAGCCGCGGCAGCCGTCGAACTGCTCGGCGAGGCGGAGACGGTCTTCATCGACGAGGGCTTCACCCCGCAGCTGATCGCCGAGGCGCTGCCCCAGGACCGGCCGCTGACCGTCGTCACCGCCTCGCTCGCCACCGCGGGCTCGCTGGCGGGACGGGAGCACACTCAGGTGCTGATGCTGGGCGGACGGGTACGGGGCAACACGCTGGCCACGGTGGATCACTGGGTGACCAGGATGCTGGCGGGCCTTGTGATCGATCTGGCGTATGTCGGGGCCAACGGCATCTCCCGGGAGTACGGGCTGACCACCCCCGATCCGGCGGTCGGGCATGTGAAGGCGCAGGCCATGAAGTCGGCCCGGCGACGGATATTTTCGGGGATCCACACCAAGTTCGGCGCGGTGAGTTTCTGCCGGTTCGCCGAGGTGTCGGACTTCGAGGCCATCATCACCGACACCTCGCTCTCCGCCGTGGAGGCCCAGCGCTACTCACTGCTGGGCCCCCAGGTCATCCGGGTGTGA
- a CDS encoding alpha/beta fold hydrolase translates to MSRVSLNGITVGYEDEGSGEPLVLIHGHPFDRSMWRPQIEHFGRAGWRVIAPDLRGYGESTVVPGRTTLETFVRDTAALLDHLGIDRFVLGGLSMGGQIVMEFYRLLPGRIRGLLLADTFAAAETEAGRTVRYEMAERLLREGMSGYAEEVLPKMVAPHNIKELPAVAQHVLAMMSGTSPEGAAAALRGRAERPDYIALLPRIAVPTLVVVGEDDEFTPVSDARLIQRQVPGATLEIIRRAAHMPNLEREAEFNAALQKFLDTLPPAAAAER, encoded by the coding sequence ATGAGCAGGGTTTCCCTCAACGGGATCACCGTGGGGTACGAGGACGAGGGCAGCGGTGAACCACTTGTGCTCATCCACGGGCACCCCTTCGACCGTTCCATGTGGCGACCGCAGATCGAGCACTTCGGCCGGGCCGGATGGCGAGTGATCGCCCCGGACCTGCGCGGCTACGGCGAGAGCACCGTCGTACCGGGCAGGACGACACTGGAGACCTTCGTCCGCGACACAGCCGCTCTGCTCGACCACCTCGGGATCGACCGCTTCGTCCTCGGCGGCCTGTCCATGGGCGGACAGATCGTCATGGAGTTCTACCGGCTGCTCCCGGGGCGGATCCGCGGCCTCCTGCTCGCCGACACCTTCGCGGCGGCGGAGACGGAAGCGGGCAGAACCGTGCGCTACGAGATGGCGGAGCGCCTGCTCCGTGAGGGCATGAGCGGTTACGCCGAGGAGGTGCTGCCCAAGATGGTCGCGCCGCACAACATCAAGGAACTGCCCGCCGTGGCACAGCACGTCCTGGCCATGATGTCCGGCACCTCACCCGAGGGCGCCGCGGCCGCGCTGCGCGGCCGGGCCGAACGGCCGGACTACATCGCCCTGTTGCCGCGTATCGCGGTGCCGACGCTGGTCGTGGTGGGCGAGGACGACGAGTTCACCCCGGTGAGCGATGCCCGCCTCATCCAGCGGCAAGTCCCCGGCGCCACACTGGAGATCATCCGCCGGGCGGCGCACATGCCGAACCTGGAGCGCGAAGCCGAGTTCAACGCCGCCCTGCAGAAGTTCCTCGACACGCTGCCGCCCGCAGCGGCCGCGGAACGTTGA
- a CDS encoding PadR family transcriptional regulator has translation MSLKYAVLAALLEGESSGYDLAKRFDVSVANFWSATPQQLYRELERLAGDGLIAARVVQQERRPNKRMFTLTDTGRQDLRDFTAEPPRPTTIRDEFLVKIQAMDEGDPDATRNLLEERLEWARGKLARYERLRDHLLGGLSEEEYLRDAERIGPYLTLMRGRAFEEENLRWGEQVLEILARRKAVGGRG, from the coding sequence ATGTCTCTCAAGTACGCGGTCCTGGCCGCCCTTCTGGAGGGCGAGTCTTCGGGCTACGACCTGGCAAAACGCTTCGATGTCTCCGTGGCGAACTTCTGGTCGGCGACGCCGCAGCAGCTCTACCGGGAGCTCGAACGACTGGCCGGAGACGGCCTGATCGCCGCCCGCGTGGTACAGCAGGAGCGCAGGCCCAATAAACGGATGTTCACGCTCACCGACACCGGCCGACAGGATCTGCGCGACTTCACAGCAGAGCCGCCCCGCCCCACCACGATCCGCGACGAGTTCCTCGTCAAGATCCAGGCCATGGACGAGGGCGACCCGGACGCGACACGCAACCTCCTCGAGGAGCGCCTGGAGTGGGCCCGCGGCAAGTTGGCGCGCTACGAACGGCTGCGCGACCACCTCCTGGGCGGCCTGAGCGAGGAGGAGTACCTGAGGGACGCCGAGCGCATCGGCCCCTATCTGACACTGATGCGCGGCCGGGCCTTCGAGGAGGAGAACCTGCGCTGGGGCGAGCAGGTTCTGGAGATCCTTGCGCGGCGCAAGGCCGTCGGCGGCCGCGGCTGA
- a CDS encoding monooxygenase, which translates to MDTDVIVVGAGPTGLMLAGELALAGVRTQVVERRTEAQKDSRALTLHPRSVELMDLRGQAGRFLALGPTVPGWHFAGLNTRLNFTVLDSRHPYTLFVAQARTEALLEERARELGVEIHRGHEVVGLRPDADRVEADIRGPGGLETVRAQYVVGCDGGRSLVREAAGIGFPGTDESLTGALGDFAMVDPDSLDRARQRGVLVVPIEEGLTRFVLLDPRRMRVSSREPVTLEEFRASLAEICGTDCGVAEPRWLSRFGNATRLAESYRSGRVLLAGDAAHIHFPAAGQGLNTGLQDAMNLGWKLAAEINGWAPPGLLDSYHHERHPIGRAVTENTEVQTLLAELTLVPQYERPAAALRTLLDKLFGIEEVNRHLAGQVSALGTAYPPTVADADPLVGRRMPDIALTAAGSEAARVYELLPQGRFVLLDLTGDAGARQVLDSGWAARVTVVSVTKHDEHPDLDEVAEILVRPDGHIAWATRTADVHARHTERTRALTVWAGTPD; encoded by the coding sequence ATGGACACCGATGTGATCGTCGTGGGGGCCGGGCCGACCGGGCTGATGCTCGCCGGTGAGCTGGCGCTGGCAGGGGTACGGACCCAGGTCGTCGAAAGGCGCACCGAGGCCCAGAAGGATTCCCGGGCACTCACGCTTCACCCGCGCAGTGTCGAACTGATGGACCTGCGGGGGCAGGCAGGCCGCTTCCTCGCGCTGGGCCCGACCGTGCCGGGCTGGCACTTCGCGGGCCTCAACACCCGGCTGAACTTCACCGTGCTGGACTCCCGGCACCCGTACACCCTGTTCGTGGCGCAGGCGCGGACCGAGGCGCTTCTGGAGGAGCGGGCGCGGGAGCTCGGTGTGGAGATCCACCGTGGGCACGAGGTCGTCGGGCTGCGCCCGGACGCCGACCGTGTCGAGGCCGATATACGCGGCCCCGGCGGCCTGGAGACGGTGCGGGCCCAGTACGTCGTGGGGTGCGACGGCGGGCGCAGCCTCGTGAGGGAGGCCGCCGGCATCGGGTTCCCGGGGACCGACGAGTCACTGACCGGGGCACTCGGCGACTTCGCCATGGTCGATCCCGACAGCCTCGACCGTGCGCGGCAGCGCGGTGTGCTGGTCGTCCCGATCGAGGAAGGCCTGACCCGGTTCGTACTCCTGGATCCGCGCCGAATGCGGGTGTCGTCCAGGGAGCCGGTGACGCTGGAGGAGTTCCGGGCCTCGCTCGCGGAGATCTGCGGAACCGACTGCGGTGTCGCCGAGCCCAGGTGGCTGTCGCGGTTCGGCAACGCCACCCGTCTTGCCGAGAGTTACCGCTCCGGCCGGGTCCTGCTGGCCGGCGATGCCGCGCACATCCACTTCCCCGCCGCGGGCCAGGGGCTCAACACCGGACTCCAGGACGCGATGAACCTGGGCTGGAAGCTGGCCGCCGAGATCAACGGCTGGGCACCGCCGGGACTGCTCGACAGCTACCACCACGAGCGCCATCCGATCGGGCGGGCGGTCACCGAGAACACCGAGGTCCAGACCCTGCTGGCGGAGCTGACCCTGGTGCCGCAGTACGAGCGTCCCGCGGCCGCCCTGCGCACGCTGCTGGACAAGCTGTTCGGCATCGAGGAGGTCAACCGCCACCTGGCCGGGCAGGTGTCCGCGCTCGGCACCGCCTACCCGCCCACCGTCGCCGACGCGGATCCCCTGGTGGGACGGCGCATGCCCGACATCGCCCTGACCGCCGCAGGTTCCGAGGCCGCCCGGGTCTACGAACTGCTCCCCCAGGGCCGCTTCGTCCTGCTCGACCTCACCGGGGACGCGGGTGCGCGCCAGGTCCTCGACAGCGGATGGGCCGCGCGGGTCACCGTCGTATCCGTCACCAAGCACGACGAGCACCCGGACCTCGACGAAGTGGCCGAGATCCTCGTACGCCCTGACGGCCACATCGCCTGGGCAACCCGTACCGCCGATGTGCACGCACGCCACACCGAGCGAACCCGTGCGCTGACCGTCTGGGCAGGAACACCCGACTAG
- a CDS encoding S1 family peptidase, with the protein MRHRIGLRTGLSALLLLGMWGGTSLAPAVASTPNPPVSPGLLTALQRDLGLTEQQARERLAQERAATALQDKARRAAGSAYGGSWFDADSGRLTVAVTGDRNAEAVRATGAATRLVEHTAEELDAVKVRIDRQAGAKGAPRGVSSWRVDPQTNQVVVDVVASLKNDSAVRAFVDRARRTGSVRIRATMTEPPATFSAGTVGGDPYYTGNVRCSIGFSVHGGFVTAGHCGRPGNFVRGWDGSGMGTFQGSSFPGDDYAYVSVGHGWWTVPVVLGWGTVPDQLVRGSAEAPVGASICRSGSTTHWHCGTLLAKNESVNYQQGSVHQMTKTSVCAEPGDSGGSFISGDQAQGVTSGGWGNCSGGGQTWYQPVNEILWRYGLTLHTT; encoded by the coding sequence GTGAGACACAGGATCGGATTACGTACCGGACTGTCCGCGCTTCTCCTCCTCGGCATGTGGGGCGGGACCTCCCTCGCACCCGCCGTCGCATCCACCCCCAACCCCCCGGTCTCCCCCGGCCTGCTGACAGCCCTTCAGCGGGATCTGGGCCTGACCGAACAGCAGGCGCGGGAACGGCTGGCGCAGGAGCGGGCCGCGACCGCCCTCCAGGACAAGGCGCGGCGCGCGGCGGGTTCCGCCTACGGCGGGTCCTGGTTCGACGCGGACAGCGGCAGGCTGACCGTCGCCGTCACCGGTGACCGCAACGCCGAGGCCGTCCGGGCCACCGGCGCGGCCACCCGCCTCGTAGAGCACACGGCCGAAGAGCTCGACGCCGTCAAGGTGCGCATCGACCGGCAGGCCGGAGCGAAGGGCGCACCGCGCGGTGTGAGCAGCTGGCGTGTCGACCCGCAAACGAATCAGGTCGTGGTCGACGTCGTCGCGTCCCTCAAGAACGACTCCGCCGTCCGTGCGTTCGTCGACCGCGCCCGCCGGACCGGTTCCGTGCGGATCAGGGCGACCATGACCGAGCCGCCGGCCACCTTCTCCGCGGGGACCGTGGGCGGCGACCCCTACTACACCGGGAACGTCCGCTGCTCCATAGGCTTCTCGGTCCACGGCGGATTCGTCACGGCCGGGCACTGCGGCCGGCCCGGCAACTTCGTACGCGGCTGGGACGGATCGGGCATGGGCACCTTCCAGGGCTCGTCGTTCCCCGGCGACGACTACGCCTACGTCTCCGTCGGCCACGGCTGGTGGACCGTCCCGGTGGTGCTGGGCTGGGGCACCGTCCCCGACCAGCTCGTACGCGGCTCGGCCGAGGCCCCCGTCGGCGCCTCCATCTGCCGCTCCGGGTCCACCACCCACTGGCACTGCGGCACCCTGCTGGCGAAGAACGAGTCCGTCAACTACCAACAGGGTTCGGTGCACCAGATGACCAAGACCAGCGTCTGCGCCGAACCCGGGGACTCCGGGGGCTCGTTCATATCCGGCGACCAGGCGCAGGGCGTGACCTCCGGCGGCTGGGGCAACTGCAGCGGCGGCGGCCAGACGTGGTACCAGCCCGTCAACGAGATCCTCTGGCGTTACGGACTGACCCTGCACACCACCTGA
- a CDS encoding PA14 domain-containing protein codes for MQRAATLPHEGGSVRLRRRLALLLAALLGLAGLAAIPAASAADDPVQPHGLKGEYYTQSAPGAFDFAELKATGFDPDIDFRNLEPRLAAATGRADDVSVRWTGKIVPQTTGAHTFTITGDNGFRLWIDGKLAIDHWVDDWDREQTSQPVELTADHAYEFKVEYFEHYGGSSLHLNWIRPGQAKQAVPQSAFRLPDGFEYDGAIAATVLADGRSLHLGFAQKLAAPPAGLTGHLEAVIGGAKWPLRAVKADPADARGLLVELKEPVVGNKRGNATGPADVRYDGAGGLTGENGKAVGAFWSSGPNHSTYELRTRWADDITPGNAHREYPRPQLTRDAWQNLNGSWQFAAAEAGEQPPVGRTLGERILVPYPVESQLSGIERHEDRMWYRRTFTVPAGWKIGDGRRLRLNFGGVDWQSEVYVNGSKVTEHKGGYDKFSADITSALKPGRTQELIVGVYDPTDAADGENPPIGKQRLDPSGIWYTPSSGIWQTVWMEPVAADHADSLELTPDITGEKLAVEVRGVRDGVPVTATAYDGGRKVGTATGRTGAPLSVPVPDPHLWSADDPHLYQLKVTVGSDRVGSYFGMRSIAVEKVNGTPRTVLNGKPVFLMATLDQGFWPDGLHTAPTDEALAYDLRTHKQLGFNSVRKHIKVEPDRWFYWADRLGLLVWQDMPSMNTVNPSAASRAEYEHEMKRMIDQHSSHPSVVMWVTFNEGWGQYDQARIADQAKAWDPTRLVNNMSGLNCCGAVDGGNGDIADAHGYPSPQLPEPDGRRALVSGEYGGLGLAVPGHAWSVQMSYVDVDPAGYTDGYLARLGDVRRLMCRGGNGAVYTQISDVEGELNGVMTYDRKVLKLDAKRVKAAHDALIRDASNPVPTGCPAP; via the coding sequence ATGCAACGAGCCGCCACCCTTCCTCATGAAGGAGGATCTGTGCGATTGAGAAGAAGACTGGCCTTACTCCTCGCTGCCCTTCTCGGCCTCGCGGGACTCGCCGCGATTCCCGCGGCATCGGCCGCCGACGACCCTGTCCAGCCACACGGACTCAAGGGCGAGTACTACACCCAGTCCGCCCCCGGAGCCTTCGACTTCGCCGAGCTCAAGGCCACCGGCTTCGACCCGGACATCGACTTCCGCAACCTCGAACCACGCCTCGCGGCCGCCACCGGACGGGCCGACGACGTCAGCGTCCGCTGGACCGGAAAGATCGTGCCGCAGACCACCGGCGCCCACACCTTCACGATCACCGGCGACAACGGATTCCGCCTCTGGATCGACGGAAAACTCGCCATCGACCACTGGGTCGACGACTGGGACAGGGAACAGACCTCCCAGCCCGTCGAGTTGACCGCGGACCACGCCTATGAGTTCAAGGTCGAGTACTTCGAGCACTACGGCGGATCCAGCCTCCACCTCAACTGGATCCGGCCCGGACAGGCAAAGCAAGCCGTCCCGCAGTCGGCTTTCCGCCTTCCCGACGGCTTCGAGTACGACGGAGCCATCGCCGCCACCGTCCTGGCGGACGGCCGCTCTCTGCACCTCGGCTTCGCCCAGAAGCTCGCCGCGCCTCCGGCCGGACTCACCGGCCACCTCGAAGCCGTCATCGGCGGCGCCAAGTGGCCGCTCCGGGCTGTCAAAGCCGACCCTGCCGACGCCCGCGGCCTCCTCGTCGAGCTCAAGGAGCCCGTCGTCGGCAACAAACGCGGCAACGCCACCGGCCCGGCCGACGTCCGCTACGACGGAGCGGGCGGGCTGACCGGCGAGAACGGCAAGGCCGTCGGCGCCTTCTGGAGCAGCGGCCCCAACCACTCCACGTACGAACTGCGCACCAGGTGGGCCGATGACATCACCCCGGGCAATGCCCACCGCGAGTACCCACGGCCCCAGCTGACCCGCGACGCCTGGCAGAACCTCAACGGCTCCTGGCAGTTCGCCGCTGCCGAGGCGGGGGAGCAGCCGCCGGTCGGCAGGACGCTCGGCGAGAGGATCCTCGTCCCGTACCCGGTGGAGTCCCAGCTCTCCGGCATCGAGAGGCACGAGGACCGCATGTGGTACCGGCGGACGTTCACCGTCCCCGCCGGCTGGAAGATCGGCGACGGCAGGCGCCTGCGGCTGAACTTCGGCGGTGTCGACTGGCAGTCCGAGGTGTACGTCAACGGCAGCAAGGTCACCGAACACAAGGGTGGCTACGACAAGTTCAGCGCCGACATCACCAGCGCACTCAAGCCCGGCCGCACCCAGGAGCTGATCGTCGGCGTCTACGACCCGACCGACGCGGCGGACGGCGAGAACCCGCCGATTGGCAAGCAGCGCCTCGACCCCAGCGGGATCTGGTACACCCCGTCCTCCGGTATCTGGCAGACCGTGTGGATGGAGCCGGTCGCGGCGGACCACGCGGACTCCCTCGAGCTCACCCCTGACATCACGGGCGAGAAGCTCGCCGTCGAGGTGCGCGGGGTGCGCGACGGAGTGCCCGTCACAGCCACCGCGTACGACGGAGGGCGCAAGGTCGGCACGGCCACCGGCCGCACCGGGGCGCCGCTGTCCGTCCCCGTCCCGGACCCGCATCTGTGGTCCGCGGACGACCCGCACCTGTACCAACTGAAGGTCACCGTCGGCTCCGACCGCGTCGGCAGCTACTTCGGAATGCGCTCCATCGCGGTCGAGAAGGTGAACGGCACTCCGCGCACCGTCCTCAACGGCAAGCCGGTCTTCCTGATGGCCACGCTCGACCAGGGCTTCTGGCCGGACGGCCTGCACACCGCACCGACCGACGAGGCCCTCGCGTACGACCTCAGGACGCACAAGCAGCTGGGCTTCAACTCGGTCCGCAAGCACATCAAGGTGGAGCCCGACCGCTGGTTCTACTGGGCGGACCGGCTGGGTCTGCTGGTCTGGCAGGACATGCCGTCGATGAACACCGTCAACCCGTCCGCCGCCTCCCGTGCCGAGTACGAGCACGAGATGAAGCGGATGATCGACCAGCACAGCAGTCACCCCTCGGTGGTCATGTGGGTCACGTTCAACGAGGGCTGGGGCCAGTACGACCAGGCGCGCATCGCCGACCAGGCCAAGGCCTGGGACCCGACCCGGCTGGTCAACAACATGAGCGGCCTCAACTGCTGCGGAGCGGTGGACGGCGGCAACGGGGACATCGCCGACGCACACGGCTACCCGAGTCCCCAACTCCCCGAGCCCGACGGCAGACGGGCGCTGGTCAGCGGTGAGTACGGCGGCCTCGGGCTCGCCGTGCCCGGTCATGCCTGGTCCGTGCAGATGAGTTACGTCGATGTCGACCCGGCGGGCTACACGGACGGCTACCTGGCCCGGCTGGGCGATGTGCGCCGGCTCATGTGCCGGGGAGGAAATGGCGCCGTCTACACCCAGATCTCCGATGTGGAGGGCGAGCTCAACGGTGTGATGACGTACGACCGCAAGGTGCTGAAGCTGGACGCGAAGCGGGTGAAGGCGGCACACGACGCGCTGATCCGCGACGCGTCGAACCCGGTGCCCACGGGGTGCCCCGCACCCTGA